The genomic DNA TGGCTGTAGCACTGCCAGCTTTCGCCGGACATTTGCCAGTGCAGTTCCGTACCCTGTACCCGAACGTATCGTTCGCGAGCGTGTCCGTGTGGAACAACTTCCCGCCGCAGTACGCTAGCCCACTGTTTCTGGCTCCCACCGAGTCACTGTTTGCGGAGATTGGATCACGGTTTCTGAGGCGTGCGATCGCCACGTACGGTACCGATCATGTCTACTTTAGCGATCCGTTTAACGAAATTAATCCAGCTCAAACGAGCGGCAGGTACTTGTCGAGTGTGTCCGGGGCGATATACAGCGCAATGACGCAGGTAGATCCGGACGCGATCTGGCTGCTGCAGGGCTGGATGTTTGTGAAGAATCCGTTCTGGAGTGATCGTGCTGTTAGATCGTTCCTGTCGGCGGTACCGCTTGGTCGGATGCTTGTGCTGGATTTGCAGTCGGAGCAGTATCCACAGTACGTGCGGACCGCGTCCTATGCCGGGCAACCGTTTATCTGGTGCATGCTGAGCAACTTCGGAGGAACGCTAGGCATGCTCGGTTCGGTCGAGAACGTGCACCGAGGTATTCGGGAGGCAAGAGGCAATGGGTCGTACACGCTGCTCGGTACAGGTATCACACCCGAAGGAATCAATCAAAACTATGCGCTGTACGAGTTTGCACTCGAGATGGGATGGAATGCGGAGCTGGACAGCACGGAGCAATGGTTCGATGAGTATGCTGAGGCTCGGTATGGAAATGATACTGGAGACGGGTTGGCAAAAGCACAGCAGGCGTGGAGCATCTTCCGCGGTACGGTGTACGCGTTCGAGGGTCTTGAGCTAATGCGCGGCAAGTACACGTTCAATCGTCGTCCAAGCTCCAAAATAAAACCCTGGGCAAGTTGGAACAGACACCAGACATCTTAGGTGTTAGGCAATTAATGCTTCGTTCCTGTCTCTTCCTCGCTTCAGGTATGGTACAACGTGACGACCTTCAATCAAGGCGCGGAACTTCTCCTATCATTCGCCGAAGCATCACCTTGCAATCACCTTTGCCAGTACGATCTCGTCGATGTAACCCGCCAGTGTCTGCAAAACACAGCCGACGCACTCTATCTCACCCTGATGGACAACTTCAAGCAGCGCAACATTATGCTGTTCCGTAAGCACTCCTCACTGTTGCTACAACTACTGGCCGATCTCGACCAGCTCCTGCTTACCGAAGAGCACTTCCTGCTAGGGCCGTGGCTCGAATCAGCCAAATCGTTCGCAGAAACGAGCCTCGAACGGCACAAGTACGAGTATAACGCACGCATCCAGATCACGCTCTGGGGTCCCCAGGGCCAGATAGTCGATTACGCCAACAAGCAGTGGGCCGGCATGGTGCACGATTTCTTTCGCGCACGGTGGCGTGTGTTTCTGAACGAGCTTGAGCAGGCGCTCGCATCGAACGGGTCGATAAACGATCTCAAGATACGGGACAAGATATTTCGCACCGTTGA from Anopheles stephensi strain Indian chromosome 2, UCI_ANSTEP_V1.0, whole genome shotgun sequence includes the following:
- the LOC118505977 gene encoding alpha-N-acetylglucosaminidase gives rise to the protein MKGVLVMIFARLVMGYGFEAEDYAAHILQHVKPRVSESVQQQAALEVIARILPQQQAQLFRVRVDSSMERNSFHVFKGEEAPDPSVVQITASSGVAATKAFYHYLRYWCRVLVAWEGSQLNLPPELPSVNVSVTAPSSIVYYQNVCTWSYSFTWWSWPQWRKHIDWMALQGITLSLAPFQEDLWTDVYLQYNLTRSQIDDHLAGPGFFAWQRMGNIRGWGGPLTASFTHFAHTLQTRVVAEMRRLGMAVALPAFAGHLPVQFRTLYPNVSFASVSVWNNFPPQYASPLFLAPTESLFAEIGSRFLRRAIATYGTDHVYFSDPFNEINPAQTSGRYLSSVSGAIYSAMTQVDPDAIWLLQGWMFVKNPFWSDRAVRSFLSAVPLGRMLVLDLQSEQYPQYVRTASYAGQPFIWCMLSNFGGTLGMLGSVENVHRGIREARGNGSYTLLGTGITPEGINQNYALYEFALEMGWNAELDSTEQWFDEYAEARYGNDTGDGLAKAQQAWSIFRGTVYAFEGLELMRGKYTFNRRPSSKIKPWVWYNVTTFNQGAELLLSFAEASPCNHLCQYDLVDVTRQCLQNTADALYLTLMDNFKQRNIMLFRKHSSLLLQLLADLDQLLLTEEHFLLGPWLESAKSFAETSLERHKYEYNARIQITLWGPQGQIVDYANKQWAGMVHDFFRARWRVFLNELEQALASNGSINDLKIRDKIFRTVELPFVADRKRYATQPTGDTLRTARTLYDRWTKVVPTLREVPVNPTRRKSEKHRRNKWFD